One window of the Brevundimonas goettingensis genome contains the following:
- a CDS encoding ABC transporter permease has protein sequence MSLALRFAWRELRSGVAGFRIFLACLALGVAAIAASGSTAEAFRQGLTGQAREILGGDVVFSLDQTRFTPEQRAALSRLGPVAWSVRANGMAETASGERRLVDMRGVDAAYPLVGEVELTGAPDLSAALAPVNGVPGAVVEQTLLDRLHLKLGDRFTVGATPLVARAVLIAEPDRLGRGFALGPRVITAVPVVERAGLLQPGGLFGEAVRIVLPAGADPKAVIAQVRKTFPDARLEARDRSEAAAGASGLIDQLEYFLGFIGLASLVAGGLGVGGAVSAYLEGRKPSIATLKALGADGALIRNLYLIQIGVLAGLGVAIGLVIGAVTPLIIGALARDSLPIPALFAVYPEPLLRAGAFGLLAAAAFALAPLARARATPPSALFRQATARRVQFGPEVFGAGLAGLALAAMAVLTAPSKPAAAGLIGGTLVAFGLLWLLGLAAARLAGVLRRGTSGAVRLGLANLAGPRSAARTASPAIGLGVALLACVVLIQSSLLAQITDVAPRSAPSVVFTEIPGERGAAFDAVVARAMRDPGPDRYRRAPLITGRITQLKGETVDLDRIRDDQRWAFDQDILLSALAGAPDDANVVSGRWWPADYAGPPRVAMARDQARGAGLKVGDTLTLQVLGREIDARIAALRKVDPGGFGSNFLVVLDAHAIQGANPRSVAIARATPAEERALTQGLGRDFREVNVISVREQLESAAKLFDRLALAIRGAAAVAGLAGLLVLVGAIASGVRERAREAAVLKVLGGSHSQILAAYLIEYSLVGAIAGVAGLALGAAGAWPIVALVFKAHWSLDWGGIVLLLAGATGLAALGGSAAALNALSQRPAPVLRTP, from the coding sequence GTGAGCCTCGCCCTGCGTTTCGCCTGGCGCGAGCTGCGATCCGGGGTCGCCGGCTTTCGCATCTTCCTGGCCTGCCTGGCGCTGGGCGTCGCCGCCATCGCCGCCTCGGGCTCGACCGCCGAGGCCTTCCGGCAGGGTCTGACCGGACAGGCGCGCGAAATCCTCGGCGGCGACGTCGTCTTCAGCCTCGACCAGACCCGCTTCACCCCCGAACAGCGCGCGGCCCTTTCACGGCTCGGACCGGTCGCCTGGTCGGTCCGGGCCAACGGCATGGCCGAGACGGCCTCGGGCGAGCGCCGCCTCGTGGACATGCGGGGCGTCGACGCCGCCTATCCCCTGGTCGGCGAAGTCGAGCTGACGGGAGCCCCCGACCTCTCCGCCGCCCTGGCCCCGGTAAACGGGGTTCCCGGCGCGGTCGTCGAACAGACTCTTCTGGACCGTCTGCATCTGAAGCTCGGCGACCGGTTCACGGTGGGCGCGACGCCCCTGGTCGCCCGCGCCGTCCTCATCGCCGAGCCCGACCGGCTGGGGCGCGGCTTCGCCCTCGGCCCGCGGGTGATCACCGCCGTCCCTGTCGTCGAACGGGCGGGCCTGCTGCAACCCGGCGGCCTCTTCGGCGAGGCCGTTCGCATCGTCCTTCCGGCCGGCGCCGATCCCAAGGCCGTCATCGCCCAGGTGCGCAAGACCTTCCCGGACGCCCGGCTGGAGGCGCGCGACCGGTCCGAGGCCGCGGCCGGCGCCTCGGGCCTGATCGACCAACTGGAGTATTTCCTCGGCTTCATCGGTCTCGCCTCCCTGGTTGCCGGGGGACTCGGGGTCGGCGGCGCGGTTTCGGCCTATCTCGAGGGCCGCAAGCCCTCGATCGCGACCCTCAAGGCGCTCGGCGCAGACGGGGCCCTCATCCGCAATCTCTATCTGATCCAGATCGGGGTTCTGGCCGGGCTCGGCGTCGCCATCGGTCTCGTCATCGGCGCCGTCACCCCTCTCATCATCGGCGCCCTGGCCAGGGACAGCCTGCCGATCCCCGCCCTGTTCGCCGTCTACCCCGAGCCTCTGTTGCGGGCCGGCGCCTTCGGCCTGCTTGCGGCCGCGGCCTTCGCGCTCGCCCCCCTGGCCCGCGCCCGTGCGACCCCGCCCTCCGCCCTGTTCCGCCAGGCGACGGCCCGCCGCGTCCAATTCGGGCCCGAGGTCTTCGGGGCCGGCCTCGCGGGCCTCGCTCTGGCGGCCATGGCCGTCCTGACCGCTCCGTCGAAGCCGGCCGCCGCGGGCCTGATCGGCGGAACCCTGGTCGCCTTCGGCCTCCTCTGGCTTCTGGGCCTTGCCGCCGCCCGGCTGGCGGGCGTCCTCCGGCGCGGGACCTCGGGCGCCGTGCGCCTCGGCCTGGCCAATCTGGCGGGACCGCGCTCGGCCGCCCGCACCGCGTCTCCGGCCATCGGCCTCGGCGTCGCCCTTCTCGCCTGTGTGGTCCTCATCCAGTCCAGCCTCCTGGCCCAGATCACCGATGTGGCGCCCCGGTCCGCGCCCTCGGTCGTCTTCACCGAAATCCCAGGGGAACGCGGCGCGGCCTTTGACGCCGTGGTCGCGCGCGCCATGCGAGATCCGGGGCCTGACCGCTATCGCCGCGCCCCCCTGATCACCGGCCGCATCACCCAACTCAAGGGGGAGACCGTCGATCTGGACAGGATCCGCGACGACCAGCGCTGGGCCTTCGACCAGGACATCCTGCTGTCGGCCCTCGCCGGCGCCCCCGACGACGCCAATGTCGTATCCGGCCGATGGTGGCCTGCCGACTACGCCGGTCCGCCCCGGGTGGCGATGGCGCGCGATCAGGCCAGGGGAGCCGGACTGAAGGTCGGCGACACCCTGACCCTGCAGGTGCTGGGCCGCGAGATCGACGCCCGCATCGCCGCCCTGCGCAAGGTGGATCCAGGCGGTTTCGGCTCGAACTTCCTCGTCGTGCTCGACGCCCACGCCATCCAGGGCGCCAATCCGAGAAGCGTCGCCATCGCCCGCGCCACGCCCGCGGAGGAGCGCGCCCTGACCCAGGGCCTTGGCCGGGACTTCCGCGAAGTGAACGTCATCAGTGTGCGCGAACAACTGGAGTCGGCCGCGAAACTCTTCGACCGCCTGGCTTTGGCGATCCGGGGCGCCGCCGCGGTCGCCGGTCTCGCGGGGCTGCTGGTTCTGGTCGGCGCCATCGCCTCGGGGGTGCGTGAGCGGGCGCGGGAGGCGGCGGTGCTCAAGGTTCTGGGCGGGTCTCATAGCCAGATCCTTGCCGCCTATCTGATCGAATACAGTCTCGTCGGGGCCATCGCGGGTGTGGCGGGCCTGGCCTTGGGCGCGGCCGGCGCCTGGCCCATCGTCGCCTTGGTGTTCAAGGCGCACTGGAGCCTGGACTGGGGCGGGATCGTTCTGCTCCTGGCCGGCGCGACCGGTCTGGCCGCCCTCGGCGGAAGCGCCGCGGCCCTGAACGCCCTGTCGCAGCGGCCCGCGCCGGTGTTGAGGACGCCGTGA
- a CDS encoding DUF6894 family protein — MPRYFFNTQDGHCVRDDAGEILDDDAAARREGLAVLGEILRYQDESFWNTGEFSVIVLDENSRHVVTLTTRATRGDPPETQTP; from the coding sequence ATGCCCCGATACTTCTTCAACACCCAGGACGGCCATTGCGTCCGGGACGATGCCGGCGAAATCCTGGACGACGACGCGGCGGCGCGGCGCGAAGGTTTGGCTGTGCTCGGAGAGATATTACGCTATCAGGATGAGAGTTTCTGGAACACCGGTGAGTTCTCCGTGATCGTTCTGGATGAGAACTCTCGGCATGTGGTCACCCTGACCACGCGGGCTACGCGGGGCGATCCGCCGGAGACGCAGACGCCATGA
- a CDS encoding NAD(P)-binding domain-containing protein: MTGVTRSPDGVAEGAPASSRVALKVDIVVIGAGQAGLSAAYHLKNLGLEPDRRFLTFDHAPGPGGAWQHRWPSLTLSTVNRVHDLPGMRFDAAVRTDDGQVRASVAVPEYFAAYEKAFDLRVHRPVSVVAVCDRGERLRVETDRGVFSARGVINATGAWEAPFIPEYPGADRFRGRQLHTKDYRTAAAFAGQHVVVVGAGISAIQLLDEISQVTSTTWVTRRAPQFRETPFTPEDGRAAVARVEARVRQGLPPGSVVSVTGLPITPAIRAMRARAALSRLPMFSEITETGVRWADGSEQAADVILWCTGFRSALDHLAPLQLREQGGGIVMTGRLATQVAKDPRIHLVGYGPSASTIGANRAGGAAARELTTFLSLQRGQARPPEA; this comes from the coding sequence ATGACTGGCGTCACGCGTTCCCCTGACGGTGTGGCCGAAGGCGCGCCGGCGTCGAGCCGGGTGGCGCTCAAGGTCGATATCGTGGTGATCGGCGCTGGCCAGGCGGGCCTGTCCGCGGCATACCATCTGAAAAACCTGGGCCTGGAGCCGGACCGGCGTTTCCTCACCTTCGACCACGCGCCCGGGCCGGGCGGGGCGTGGCAGCACCGGTGGCCGTCGCTGACCCTGAGCACGGTCAACCGCGTCCACGACCTGCCGGGGATGCGGTTCGACGCGGCGGTGAGGACGGACGACGGGCAGGTGAGGGCATCGGTGGCGGTGCCCGAGTATTTCGCGGCCTATGAGAAGGCGTTCGATCTTCGCGTTCACAGGCCCGTTTCCGTCGTGGCGGTCTGCGACCGGGGCGAACGGCTTCGGGTGGAAACCGACCGCGGCGTCTTTTCGGCGCGCGGCGTCATCAACGCCACGGGCGCCTGGGAGGCGCCGTTCATCCCGGAATATCCGGGCGCGGACCGCTTCAGGGGGCGGCAACTGCATACGAAGGACTATCGCACCGCGGCCGCGTTCGCCGGCCAGCATGTGGTGGTTGTCGGCGCAGGCATTTCCGCGATCCAACTCCTCGACGAGATTTCGCAGGTGACTTCGACGACCTGGGTGACGCGTCGCGCACCTCAGTTCCGCGAGACGCCGTTCACGCCCGAGGACGGCCGCGCGGCCGTGGCGCGGGTGGAGGCCCGGGTTCGCCAGGGGTTGCCGCCGGGTTCCGTCGTCTCGGTCACCGGATTGCCGATCACGCCCGCGATCCGGGCCATGCGCGCCCGGGCGGCGCTCAGCCGCCTGCCGATGTTCTCGGAGATCACCGAGACCGGGGTCCGCTGGGCCGATGGTTCCGAACAGGCGGCGGACGTCATCCTGTGGTGCACCGGGTTCCGCAGCGCGCTTGACCATCTGGCGCCCCTGCAACTGCGCGAACAGGGCGGCGGGATCGTCATGACGGGAAGGCTCGCCACCCAGGTGGCCAAGGATCCTCGCATCCACCTGGTCGGCTATGGTCCGTCGGCCTCGACCATCGGCGCCAATCGGGCCGGCGGGGCGGCGGCCAGGGAGCTGACGACATTTCTGTCGCTCCAGAGGGGGCAGGCGCGCCCGCCGGAGGCGTAA
- a CDS encoding ABC transporter ATP-binding protein translates to MASEPPLVLEAVRLTLPSAAGPVEILRGVDLSVAAGETVAVIGPSGSGKSSLVSIAAGLETPSDGKAVLFGVDLASLGEDGRARLRRGRAALVFQSFHLLPNMTAEENVAAPLELDHRPGATAEARAWLDRVGLGGRRTHYPHQLSGGEQQRVALARALAVRPELLFADEPTGNLDAVNGSRVADLLFDLVRETGAALVLVTHDGRLAERADRTVRMKDGRIAGQDEPA, encoded by the coding sequence ATGGCTTCAGAACCTCCCCTCGTCCTTGAGGCCGTCAGACTGACCTTGCCCTCCGCGGCCGGACCCGTCGAGATCCTGCGGGGCGTCGACCTGAGCGTCGCCGCCGGGGAGACCGTCGCCGTGATCGGGCCCTCCGGATCGGGAAAGTCGTCCCTTGTCTCGATCGCCGCGGGACTTGAGACGCCCAGCGACGGGAAGGCGGTTCTGTTCGGGGTGGATCTGGCGAGCCTGGGCGAGGACGGCCGGGCGCGACTTCGGCGCGGCCGCGCGGCGCTGGTGTTCCAGAGCTTCCATCTCCTGCCCAATATGACCGCCGAGGAGAATGTCGCCGCGCCCCTGGAGCTGGACCATCGGCCCGGCGCCACGGCCGAGGCCCGCGCCTGGCTCGACCGCGTCGGTCTCGGCGGGCGGCGCACCCACTACCCGCACCAGCTGTCGGGAGGCGAGCAGCAGCGCGTCGCCCTGGCCCGGGCGCTCGCGGTGCGGCCCGAGCTGTTGTTCGCCGACGAACCGACCGGCAATCTGGACGCCGTCAACGGCTCCCGTGTCGCGGATCTTCTGTTCGACCTGGTGCGCGAGACCGGCGCCGCCCTGGTCCTCGTCACCCATGACGGGCGGCTGGCCGAACGGGCGGACCGGACCGTTCGGATGAAGGATGGCCGCATCGCCGGCCAGGACGAACCCGCGTGA
- a CDS encoding helix-turn-helix domain-containing protein, whose product MSDGVVRDIPLAALEERYGRDVRQDVSELWLSQQLAASRTTLVCAVRHRGAQRIAGWVAALAEADGVARIAQGQLAAMAGLQRTSVCALLADLAGRGAVRVGRGKVAVHDRNLLLAESCGCAARLDRN is encoded by the coding sequence ATGTCAGACGGCGTCGTACGGGACATTCCCCTGGCGGCGCTCGAGGAGCGCTACGGCAGAGACGTCCGTCAGGACGTCTCGGAGCTCTGGCTGTCTCAGCAGCTGGCGGCGAGTCGGACGACCCTCGTATGCGCCGTGCGCCATCGGGGCGCGCAGCGTATCGCGGGCTGGGTGGCGGCGCTGGCCGAGGCGGACGGCGTCGCCCGTATCGCCCAGGGCCAGTTGGCCGCCATGGCGGGTCTGCAAAGGACCAGCGTCTGCGCGTTGCTGGCCGATTTGGCGGGCCGAGGAGCGGTCCGCGTCGGCCGGGGAAAGGTGGCTGTTCACGACCGGAATCTTCTGCTCGCGGAGAGCTGTGGCTGCGCCGCCCGTCTGGACCGGAACTAG
- a CDS encoding con-10 family general stress protein: MDSPAAPVTGVKKRGFASLSPERRSEIAKLGGRSVPEEKRSFSQNRDLAREAGRKGGTQSSRQKKGDA, encoded by the coding sequence ATGGACAGTCCAGCAGCACCGGTCACGGGCGTGAAAAAACGGGGCTTCGCCTCCCTCTCGCCGGAGCGCCGATCGGAAATCGCCAAACTCGGCGGGCGCTCCGTGCCCGAGGAGAAGCGCAGCTTTTCCCAGAACCGGGATCTCGCTCGCGAGGCGGGCCGCAAGGGCGGAACGCAGTCGAGCCGCCAGAAGAAGGGAGACGCCTGA
- a CDS encoding Crp/Fnr family transcriptional regulator, producing MNALIDKLTRRDVLTPEEQAVLHDLLESPRTVPASADVVTEHSRPNHSTLVLSGLVGRYNTLRDGGRQITQIGVTGDFVDLHSLLMKQMDHGVVALTDVVVAHAPHAKLRAITESWPHLTRLLWLDTIIDAAIHRQWLTAMGRRSGVGHLAHLLAELYLRLETVGLARNHAFDLPLSQPVLGDALGLSAVHVNRLVSDIRRAGLVSWTGSRIEILDWPGLVREAEFDPTYLRLHREPV from the coding sequence ATGAACGCCCTGATCGACAAATTGACGCGCCGCGATGTTCTGACCCCGGAGGAGCAGGCGGTTCTGCACGATCTGCTGGAGTCCCCACGGACGGTCCCGGCCTCGGCGGACGTCGTCACGGAGCACAGCCGGCCCAATCATAGCACCCTCGTCCTGTCCGGCCTGGTCGGGCGTTACAACACCCTGCGCGACGGCGGCAGGCAGATCACCCAGATCGGCGTGACGGGAGATTTCGTCGATCTGCACAGTCTCTTGATGAAGCAGATGGATCACGGAGTGGTCGCGCTCACGGATGTTGTGGTGGCTCATGCGCCGCACGCGAAGCTTCGGGCGATCACGGAGTCCTGGCCCCATCTGACCCGGCTGTTGTGGCTGGACACCATCATCGACGCCGCGATTCATCGACAATGGCTGACGGCCATGGGGCGCCGCAGCGGCGTGGGCCATCTGGCTCACCTGCTGGCCGAGCTTTATCTGCGTCTGGAGACGGTCGGGCTGGCTCGGAACCACGCCTTCGACCTGCCGCTGTCGCAGCCGGTGCTCGGCGACGCCCTCGGATTGTCCGCGGTGCACGTCAACCGGCTGGTCTCCGACATCCGCCGCGCGGGACTGGTCTCCTGGACCGGATCGCGGATCGAGATTCTCGACTGGCCTGGACTGGTGCGAGAAGCAGAGTTCGATCCGACCTATCTGCGCCTGCACCGGGAGCCGGTCTAG
- a CDS encoding Y-family DNA polymerase encodes MRRVVSLYLPTWPTDRLRRRLGTDAPSPETPLVLVGRIGRKRVVVAADAASQARRIRPGMAATQARALIPDLTVHDHDPQGDADGLEQLALWALRRYAPIVAADPPDGLVIDATGATHRYGGDEGLLDDLVETCRAVGLTARAAMADTWGSAHALARLLARPALVAPDRGARLITDLPTSALRLTPDIVAGLSRMGIDTVGEIEAKPRAPLALRFGPELTRRLDQAFGRTAEPIDPVEAPELIQAREVFAEPIGAPETLARYTLKLAHTLCAALETRGLGALKLDLRFHRVDANIEVIRIGTARPIRDVRRLTRLLCDRLETVDPGLGVEIMVLTAPVVEPLDWKPAAGDLATPAAADVSDLIDILSNRLGGRRLYRLAPAQSDVPERSSIRLAPTALPVPERWPKRWPRPVRLLPSPERIETVALLPDQPPVSFSWRGVRRRVRRADGPERIFGEWWRRDGERDAVRDYFQLEDEAGERFWVFRRGDGEQPVTGDLTWYLHGLFG; translated from the coding sequence ATGAGACGGGTCGTCTCGCTCTACCTGCCGACCTGGCCGACCGATCGTCTTCGACGCCGGCTTGGGACCGACGCGCCGTCGCCTGAGACGCCGCTCGTCCTGGTCGGCAGGATCGGGCGCAAACGGGTCGTGGTCGCCGCCGACGCCGCCTCACAGGCCCGGCGGATCCGGCCGGGCATGGCCGCGACCCAGGCGCGGGCCCTGATCCCCGACCTCACGGTTCACGATCACGACCCACAGGGCGACGCGGACGGCCTGGAGCAGCTCGCCCTGTGGGCGCTCAGACGCTATGCGCCCATCGTCGCGGCCGATCCCCCGGACGGCCTGGTCATCGACGCCACAGGGGCGACCCACCGCTACGGCGGCGACGAGGGCTTGCTTGACGACCTCGTCGAGACCTGCCGCGCGGTGGGCCTGACCGCCCGCGCCGCCATGGCGGACACCTGGGGCTCGGCCCATGCCCTGGCCCGCTTGCTCGCCCGGCCCGCCCTCGTCGCGCCCGATCGGGGCGCACGATTGATCACCGACCTGCCGACCTCGGCCCTGCGCCTGACGCCGGACATCGTCGCCGGTCTGTCGAGGATGGGGATCGATACGGTCGGCGAGATCGAAGCCAAGCCGCGCGCGCCCCTGGCGTTGCGCTTCGGGCCCGAACTGACCCGGCGACTGGACCAGGCCTTCGGCCGGACGGCCGAACCGATCGATCCGGTGGAGGCGCCGGAACTGATCCAGGCGCGCGAGGTGTTCGCCGAGCCGATCGGCGCGCCCGAAACCCTTGCGCGCTACACCCTCAAACTGGCGCATACGCTCTGCGCCGCGCTCGAGACCCGGGGGCTGGGCGCGCTGAAGCTCGACCTGCGCTTCCATCGCGTCGACGCCAACATCGAGGTCATCCGGATCGGAACGGCCAGGCCGATCCGCGACGTCAGACGCCTGACCCGGCTGCTCTGCGACAGGCTTGAAACCGTCGATCCGGGCCTGGGCGTCGAGATCATGGTCCTGACGGCTCCGGTCGTCGAACCGCTGGACTGGAAGCCCGCCGCCGGAGATCTCGCCACGCCCGCCGCCGCCGATGTGTCTGATCTCATCGACATCCTGTCCAACCGCCTCGGCGGCCGCCGTCTCTACCGGCTGGCGCCGGCCCAGAGCGATGTCCCCGAGCGGTCCTCGATACGACTGGCCCCGACCGCTCTGCCCGTGCCCGAGCGCTGGCCGAAGCGCTGGCCGCGGCCGGTCCGGCTGCTGCCCTCGCCCGAGCGTATCGAGACCGTCGCCCTCCTCCCGGACCAGCCGCCGGTGAGTTTCAGCTGGCGCGGGGTGCGTCGTCGCGTCCGACGCGCCGACGGCCCCGAACGGATCTTCGGCGAATGGTGGCGCCGTGACGGCGAGCGCGATGCGGTGCGCGACTATTTCCAGCTCGAGGACGAGGCCGGCGAACGCTTCTGGGTCTTCCGGCGGGGCGACGGCGAACAACCGGTCACCGGCGACCTGACCTGGTATCTCCACGGCCTGTTCGGATGA
- a CDS encoding alpha-ketoglutarate-dependent dioxygenase AlkB produces MTQTDLFQTSGPYGPEGFSYRPEAISRDLERDLMRRFETLPFEAFDFHGFKGHRQVVYFGWRYDFTRARVETAEPIPDFLEPARAVAADLAQVPPEALVQVLINRYGPGAGIGWHRDRPQFGKVVGLSLGASTPFRFRRGRPGGWDRRTVPVEARSAYLLDGEARDVWEHSLSPVATLRYSITFRTLRP; encoded by the coding sequence ATGACACAGACGGATCTGTTCCAGACGTCCGGGCCCTATGGACCTGAAGGGTTCAGCTATCGACCCGAGGCGATCTCGCGCGATCTCGAGCGGGACCTGATGCGACGGTTCGAGACCCTGCCGTTCGAGGCCTTCGACTTCCACGGCTTCAAGGGTCATCGGCAGGTGGTCTATTTCGGCTGGCGCTACGACTTCACACGCGCCCGGGTCGAGACCGCCGAACCGATCCCGGATTTCCTGGAGCCCGCCCGGGCGGTCGCCGCCGACCTGGCCCAGGTCCCGCCGGAGGCGCTCGTCCAGGTCCTGATCAACCGGTACGGGCCCGGCGCGGGGATCGGCTGGCATCGCGACCGGCCGCAATTCGGCAAGGTCGTCGGGCTCTCCCTGGGGGCGTCGACGCCGTTTCGGTTCCGCCGGGGAAGACCCGGCGGTTGGGACCGGCGTACGGTTCCGGTCGAGGCGCGGTCCGCCTATCTGCTGGACGGCGAGGCGCGCGATGTCTGGGAGCACAGCCTGAGCCCGGTTGCGACCCTGCGCTATTCGATCACCTTCCGGACCTTGAGACCTTGA
- a CDS encoding arylesterase, with amino-acid sequence MTSDQTHFPRRFVLAAGGALALAGCGPREAETPAAPAPDDPAARPPGPRAAPGRIVTLFGDSITAGYGLKASDSLPAQLERAVVALGVPVRVRAAGVSGDTTAGGLARVDFSVQDDTDLCIVALGGNDLLQGVDPGETRRNLDQIIKRLQARHIPVLLAGMRAPPQYGAWAREFDQVFVDLAHEDNVPLYPFLLEGVALDRRYNQADGIHPNPVGVKIIAARLAPVVARVLAPATPS; translated from the coding sequence ATGACATCAGATCAGACCCATTTCCCGCGTCGTTTCGTCCTCGCCGCCGGCGGCGCGCTCGCCCTGGCCGGATGCGGACCGCGTGAGGCGGAGACGCCCGCCGCCCCGGCGCCCGACGACCCGGCGGCGAGGCCGCCCGGCCCGCGCGCGGCCCCGGGCCGGATCGTCACCCTGTTCGGCGACTCGATCACCGCCGGCTACGGGCTGAAGGCGAGCGACTCCCTCCCGGCTCAGCTCGAGCGTGCGGTCGTCGCCCTGGGCGTCCCGGTTCGGGTGCGCGCCGCGGGCGTGTCCGGCGACACCACGGCGGGCGGGCTCGCGCGCGTGGACTTCAGCGTGCAGGACGACACCGATCTCTGTATTGTGGCCCTGGGCGGAAACGACTTGCTCCAGGGGGTCGATCCGGGCGAGACCCGGCGCAATCTGGACCAGATCATCAAGCGGCTGCAGGCCCGCCACATCCCGGTCCTGCTGGCCGGCATGCGCGCCCCGCCGCAGTACGGCGCCTGGGCGCGCGAGTTCGATCAGGTCTTCGTCGACCTGGCCCATGAGGACAACGTTCCCCTCTATCCCTTCCTGCTCGAGGGCGTGGCGCTCGACCGACGCTACAACCAGGCCGACGGCATCCATCCGAACCCTGTCGGGGTGAAGATCATCGCCGCGAGGCTCGCCCCCGTGGTGGCGAGGGTGCTGGCGCCCGCCACACCGTCCTGA